Proteins from a genomic interval of Leptospira bandrabouensis:
- a CDS encoding metal ABC transporter ATP-binding protein: MQATKPNNTEIPSTFIHTENLSVGYRKEFPVVSDIHLHIHSGKTYALVGGNGAGKTTLFRTLTDLLPPLFGSISFSKEIKTSYVPQAKRMSLEFPLRVEDVLLMPKNIGLSFLPKKKFSKEDLDLIERTGVSSYLKKQISLCSGGQLQKVLILRSLLTKANLIFLDEPMDSLDHNARELFQTVLSEYLKEGNRSLFFITHSLEHDWGFGFDEIFEIDEGKLYNITSGERPPNCHHHD; the protein is encoded by the coding sequence ATGCAAGCGACAAAACCAAATAATACAGAAATTCCTTCTACATTTATCCATACAGAAAATTTAAGTGTGGGCTACAGAAAGGAATTTCCTGTGGTGTCCGATATCCATTTGCATATTCATTCTGGAAAAACCTATGCTTTGGTTGGTGGAAATGGAGCTGGAAAAACCACACTCTTTCGCACCTTAACCGATCTTTTGCCCCCACTTTTTGGTTCCATTTCCTTTTCGAAAGAAATCAAAACTTCTTACGTTCCCCAAGCGAAACGAATGTCTTTGGAGTTTCCGCTCCGAGTGGAAGATGTTTTACTTATGCCAAAAAACATTGGACTTAGTTTTTTACCAAAAAAGAAATTTTCCAAGGAAGATTTGGATCTCATTGAAAGGACAGGTGTTAGCTCCTACTTAAAAAAACAAATTTCACTATGCAGTGGGGGACAGTTACAAAAGGTTCTGATTCTACGTTCCCTTCTCACCAAAGCGAATTTGATTTTTTTAGATGAACCAATGGATTCCTTAGACCACAATGCAAGGGAACTGTTTCAAACCGTATTATCCGAATACTTAAAAGAAGGAAATCGTTCTTTATTTTTTATCACTCATAGTTTAGAACATGATTGGGGATTCGGGTTTGATGAAATTTTTGAAATAGACGAAGGAAAACTCTATAATATCACCAGTGGAGAAAGGCCACCAAACTGCCACCACCATGACTAA
- a CDS encoding metal ABC transporter permease, with the protein MTNILSSWNLFLPQMVVGSLVGALLSVLGILIVLRGMTFFGVTLSQAVTFSVALSLFMEWPGEIFPILFSCVLVFPLLYVRKLRGMKEEVILGILFVFFSAATQFMLALGGNVQNHLMAAFFGDILTSQVRADSFGIYIAIFFFILYLSFFRRFLFISFDRDEYKIQVGNPLPFDLLFYIILAASLTVAVNLLGTFYSIAHLILPVFALLPLIRSLRLLTIVCVLFSVFATVSGFLISLVGIEKNGELIYFPTSSSIILVLCVLAFFLHLIRFLTTSVFSKSVR; encoded by the coding sequence ATGACTAATATACTTTCTAGTTGGAATTTATTTTTACCACAAATGGTAGTCGGTAGCCTTGTTGGCGCCTTATTATCTGTCCTAGGAATTTTAATTGTCCTTCGGGGTATGACGTTCTTTGGAGTCACTCTTTCCCAGGCTGTTACTTTTTCTGTCGCCTTATCCTTGTTTATGGAGTGGCCTGGCGAAATTTTTCCCATTCTTTTCTCTTGTGTTTTGGTTTTTCCCCTTTTGTATGTAAGAAAACTACGTGGGATGAAAGAAGAGGTAATCCTTGGAATTCTATTTGTTTTCTTTTCTGCCGCCACTCAGTTTATGTTGGCACTTGGCGGAAATGTGCAAAATCATTTGATGGCCGCATTTTTTGGGGATATTTTAACTTCGCAAGTGAGAGCCGATTCTTTTGGAATTTATATCGCTATATTCTTTTTTATTCTCTATCTCAGCTTTTTTAGAAGGTTTCTTTTTATCAGTTTTGATCGCGATGAATACAAAATCCAAGTAGGAAATCCACTTCCTTTTGATCTTTTGTTTTATATCATCCTTGCCGCTTCCTTGACCGTTGCGGTAAATTTACTTGGAACATTTTATAGCATTGCCCATTTGATTTTACCAGTGTTTGCTCTTTTGCCACTCATTCGTTCTTTACGGTTACTGACTATTGTTTGTGTTTTGTTTTCTGTTTTTGCTACTGTATCTGGATTCTTAATTTCCCTTGTAGGCATTGAAAAAAACGGAGAATTGATTTATTTTCCGACCTCTTCCAGTATCATTTTAGTCCTTTGTGTTTTGGCTTTTTTTCTCCATCTGATTCGATTCCTAACTACTTCCGTTTTTTCGAAATCTGTCCGATAA
- a CDS encoding class I SAM-dependent methyltransferase encodes MELIPCNTCGQNRFRPIYTKESPLGESFSIVSCEFCCLVQVNPQPGFLEVKKYYDDSYFTQRTERGYDNYYSDHLRKEISRVFQLNLNDLNFFSWESERFTQKEPGESLSSLDIGCAAGYFVAYMKDRGYDAYGIEIADGPVRFARETLKLNIFQENFLDWDPQFQNQFDVITLWATIEHLHKPKETLEKIKNHLKPGGVLILSTCRYGLLAKLAGLKWRYLNVPEHLYYYSYKGLKNLLLSLGYHHPVSFTYGSGMTSRPGARFFFKLRKWMMDRLVKRFQLGDMMVFMVKKS; translated from the coding sequence GTGGAACTAATCCCTTGTAATACCTGCGGACAAAACCGCTTCCGTCCTATTTATACAAAAGAAAGTCCTTTGGGTGAGTCTTTTTCGATTGTTTCTTGTGAGTTTTGTTGCCTGGTCCAAGTCAATCCACAACCAGGATTTTTAGAGGTAAAAAAATACTATGATGATTCTTATTTTACCCAAAGGACAGAAAGAGGGTATGACAATTATTATTCGGATCATTTACGAAAAGAAATTTCTAGAGTTTTCCAACTCAATTTAAATGATTTGAATTTTTTCTCTTGGGAAAGTGAGCGCTTTACACAAAAAGAGCCAGGGGAAAGTCTTTCTTCTTTGGACATTGGTTGTGCGGCCGGTTACTTTGTTGCTTATATGAAAGACCGAGGTTACGATGCGTATGGGATCGAAATTGCAGATGGCCCCGTACGTTTTGCACGTGAGACTTTAAAACTAAATATCTTTCAAGAGAACTTTCTGGATTGGGATCCACAGTTCCAAAACCAATTTGATGTTATCACTCTTTGGGCTACCATTGAACACCTTCATAAACCCAAAGAAACCCTGGAAAAAATTAAAAACCATTTAAAACCGGGAGGTGTTCTTATCCTCTCCACTTGTCGTTATGGGTTACTTGCCAAACTTGCGGGCCTTAAGTGGCGATATTTAAATGTCCCCGAACATCTTTATTATTATTCTTATAAAGGTTTAAAAAATCTTCTTTTAAGTTTAGGTTACCATCATCCAGTTTCTTTTACTTATGGAAGTGGAATGACCTCACGCCCCGGAGCCCGCTTTTTTTTCAAACTCCGGAAGTGGATGATGGATCGTTTGGTAAAACGATTTCAGTTAGGTGACATGATGGTCTTTATGGTAAAAAAATCTTAG
- the tmk gene encoding dTMP kinase, translating into MPYNSQFFVFEGIDGSGKTTVSRLVSEALLTKSIPNLWHREPTDSVYGKKIREFLQGKLKLTKEEQIETFIADREYSVNEIILPTLKGGKSIIQDRYYFSTAAYQGRDEEHAAEILYKNEDKGFPEPNRVYFLDLSPEESADRRKSRGGREEVFDEDSEQERIYQNYLAILPESTIFVDATAELEEVVAFCVEDILKSLET; encoded by the coding sequence ATGCCTTATAATAGTCAGTTCTTTGTATTCGAAGGGATCGATGGATCCGGGAAAACCACCGTCTCTCGTTTGGTATCGGAAGCTCTTCTTACAAAATCCATACCCAATCTCTGGCACAGAGAACCAACGGACAGTGTGTACGGGAAAAAAATTAGAGAGTTCCTCCAAGGAAAACTAAAACTTACAAAAGAAGAACAAATCGAAACATTCATTGCAGACAGAGAGTATTCTGTAAATGAAATCATCTTACCAACGTTAAAGGGTGGGAAATCAATCATCCAAGATCGTTATTACTTTTCAACAGCGGCTTACCAAGGTCGAGATGAAGAACATGCTGCTGAAATTTTATACAAAAATGAAGACAAAGGATTTCCCGAACCTAATCGAGTTTATTTTTTAGATCTCTCTCCCGAGGAATCAGCGGACCGTAGAAAAAGCCGCGGAGGCCGGGAAGAAGTTTTTGACGAAGACTCGGAACAAGAACGAATTTACCAAAACTATTTGGCGATCCTACCAGAATCTACCATCTTTGTAGATGCAACAGCAGAACTGGAAGAAGTGGTGGCCTTCTGTGTGGAAGATATACTTAAATCATTGGAAACCTAA
- a CDS encoding EAL domain-containing protein produces MITERESHKFLREWKEWLSGGTLVPVFQPILSSESTGIYGYELLGRLSTPEGLVSLGEFFLSQTFGYDEIFYLKKQVDEEIRLLALEKFQAEAPPETKLFLNISPNVMYHTLLQLETTLPKTIQMVRQVGVDPERIVIEITEERFPHNLELLRPVLNLYRQEGFSIAVDDAGSEASNLDRIGLFHPEIIKVDLQMLRRSTFSRNFKEILLNLSKLGESLGSSLLFEGIESEDELYNALNYGARYIQGFYFAKPEPFFAKRFEYRMEMQSSLEYFHARKQAEMNRQIEWENLWKDKLSEIMMGFTEENGIWEWRGGFETNVFGDGNFFRMYITNPLGFQVSPNYARVPTGEMEPDYSFLGKNWSFRPYFFEHLHKSKTSRDAWTLSQMYHDISERMMLRTFARNLSENLILFIDVVVSRS; encoded by the coding sequence ATGATTACAGAAAGAGAAAGTCATAAATTCCTACGTGAATGGAAAGAGTGGTTGTCAGGAGGGACTCTTGTTCCTGTGTTTCAACCCATCCTCTCCTCGGAATCCACAGGCATTTACGGTTATGAACTATTAGGGCGTCTTTCCACTCCAGAGGGGCTTGTCAGTCTTGGGGAATTCTTTTTGTCCCAAACCTTCGGTTATGATGAAATCTTTTATCTTAAAAAACAAGTCGATGAAGAGATTCGACTTCTTGCCTTAGAAAAATTCCAAGCGGAAGCGCCACCAGAAACCAAGTTATTTTTGAACATTTCGCCTAATGTAATGTACCATACTCTTTTACAGTTGGAAACAACCTTGCCGAAAACCATCCAGATGGTAAGGCAAGTGGGTGTGGATCCAGAACGGATTGTGATTGAAATTACCGAAGAAAGGTTTCCACACAACTTAGAACTACTTCGCCCAGTACTTAATTTATATAGACAAGAAGGGTTTTCGATTGCAGTGGATGATGCGGGGTCCGAGGCAAGTAATTTGGATCGAATCGGTCTTTTTCATCCAGAAATCATCAAAGTGGATTTGCAAATGTTACGTAGGTCTACTTTCTCTAGAAATTTTAAAGAAATTTTACTCAACTTATCAAAGTTAGGAGAGTCTTTGGGGAGTAGTTTACTCTTTGAAGGAATTGAATCAGAGGATGAACTTTATAATGCCTTAAATTATGGAGCAAGATACATCCAAGGATTTTATTTCGCCAAACCAGAACCTTTTTTTGCCAAACGATTTGAATACCGAATGGAGATGCAGTCCTCCTTAGAATATTTTCATGCACGCAAACAAGCAGAAATGAACCGTCAGATCGAATGGGAAAATCTTTGGAAAGATAAACTTTCCGAAATTATGATGGGGTTTACCGAAGAAAATGGAATTTGGGAATGGAGGGGTGGATTTGAGACGAATGTCTTTGGGGATGGGAATTTTTTTCGGATGTACATTACAAACCCATTGGGTTTTCAGGTTTCGCCCAACTATGCAAGAGTCCCGACGGGAGAAATGGAACCAGATTATTCGTTTCTTGGGAAAAACTGGTCCTTTCGGCCTTATTTTTTTGAACATTTACACAAATCCAAAACGAGTAGGGATGCCTGGACCCTTTCCCAAATGTATCATGATATTTCGGAACGTATGATGTTGCGGACATTTGCCAGGAACCTATCCGAAAATTTGATTTTATTTATCGATGTGGTAGTTTCTCGTTCTTGA
- a CDS encoding B12-binding domain-containing radical SAM protein, whose protein sequence is MAKIQFLQLPVPPPSYFAATGNVPLAAASLASCLESKEDPVTGITPQVVSPEDTDSLGDLALIDRIVKEGPDFLGLSLYLWNTERSLYIAKEVKKRSPETKILIGGPEVNEDNPYVLGEKGYDIAVSGEAEHSFRNLMRTLLSRSPLDGLENVAYRKENGNLTSFGKPTPANFPLTDFPSPYTKGHLKVDPRRSTYLETVRGCKSQCTYCFYPKSSQNLRTLDIPETMKLISDLKEKGARELVFLDPTFNHRPGFENFLDAITEINADGQMSMFAELRSEGVTPKLATKLRKAGFTRVELGLQSVNEETLKRVKRYGSPHKVAEVAKMLAGEGMELLLDLIIGLPGDKPEDVERGIHFFLEHGLGEWVQAFPLSVLPGTAMRRDAEKEGLSFMPTPPYRIIETPTFSSRDLTESLYFAEDLFERRLDEFPRPFLCNATVNKNDRIDIMLGDTENLSFKVGSLPWKSRLSDWSGSRHHSVWFHTKEFSNDLSRILGFIEERITAEPFCTIDFVIPLESVPKSKEIHKLVTLLESKRESYLSRTLAHRGENLQHRLVFVFDGNHGELKNWRNKKLDSTAFLIFERVSTSKIQSLDPSEEVFYLLEGEKVDPKDFAFLKENMDPEAITFSSRILEERWSMEVLGYGEL, encoded by the coding sequence ATGGCAAAAATACAATTTTTGCAATTACCAGTACCACCACCTTCTTACTTTGCGGCTACAGGAAATGTCCCTTTAGCAGCTGCTAGTTTAGCAAGTTGTTTAGAATCCAAAGAAGATCCAGTTACTGGAATCACCCCACAAGTTGTTTCTCCCGAAGATACTGATTCTTTAGGAGACCTTGCCCTCATTGATCGCATTGTCAAAGAAGGACCTGATTTTTTAGGACTATCTCTTTATTTATGGAATACAGAGAGAAGTTTATATATCGCAAAAGAAGTAAAAAAAAGAAGTCCCGAAACTAAAATCCTCATTGGTGGACCAGAGGTAAACGAAGACAATCCCTATGTCCTGGGAGAAAAAGGATATGATATTGCGGTATCGGGAGAAGCAGAACATAGTTTTCGTAATTTAATGCGAACTTTGCTTTCCCGTTCCCCTTTAGATGGATTAGAAAATGTGGCTTATCGCAAAGAGAATGGGAATCTCACTTCGTTTGGAAAACCAACACCCGCCAATTTTCCACTCACAGATTTTCCCTCTCCTTATACTAAAGGACATTTAAAAGTAGATCCCAGACGTTCTACTTATTTGGAAACGGTACGTGGTTGTAAGTCACAATGTACTTATTGTTTTTATCCTAAGTCTTCTCAGAACCTTCGGACACTTGACATTCCTGAGACAATGAAACTCATTTCCGACCTAAAAGAAAAAGGGGCAAGGGAACTTGTTTTTTTAGATCCTACATTTAACCATAGACCGGGATTTGAAAATTTTTTAGATGCCATAACAGAAATCAATGCGGACGGTCAGATGTCGATGTTTGCCGAACTTCGGTCGGAAGGTGTGACACCGAAACTTGCAACTAAACTTCGTAAGGCGGGATTCACTCGTGTGGAACTTGGACTCCAATCGGTAAATGAAGAAACTCTAAAACGTGTGAAACGATATGGTAGCCCACACAAAGTTGCGGAAGTGGCAAAGATGTTAGCTGGTGAGGGGATGGAACTTCTTTTGGATCTTATCATTGGACTTCCTGGTGACAAACCAGAGGATGTAGAAAGAGGGATTCATTTTTTCTTAGAACATGGGCTTGGGGAATGGGTACAAGCCTTTCCTTTATCTGTATTGCCTGGAACTGCCATGCGTAGGGATGCCGAAAAAGAAGGCCTATCTTTTATGCCAACACCTCCATATAGGATCATCGAAACTCCTACCTTTAGTTCCCGTGATTTAACGGAGTCATTGTATTTTGCTGAGGATTTATTTGAACGTCGTTTGGATGAATTTCCAAGGCCGTTTTTATGTAATGCCACTGTAAACAAAAACGATCGCATTGATATTATGTTAGGTGATACGGAAAACCTATCCTTTAAAGTAGGTTCCCTCCCTTGGAAATCCCGTTTGTCCGATTGGTCGGGGAGCCGTCATCACAGTGTTTGGTTTCATACAAAAGAATTTTCGAATGATCTTTCACGTATTCTTGGTTTCATTGAAGAACGTATCACAGCAGAACCTTTTTGTACGATAGACTTTGTGATCCCCTTGGAATCTGTCCCAAAATCCAAAGAGATTCATAAATTGGTGACTCTTCTGGAATCCAAAAGGGAATCCTATCTTTCTCGTACTTTAGCACACCGAGGAGAGAACCTCCAACACCGCTTGGTTTTTGTATTTGATGGGAACCATGGGGAACTAAAGAATTGGCGGAACAAAAAATTAGACTCAACTGCCTTTTTGATTTTTGAAAGAGTCTCCACTAGTAAAATTCAGAGTTTGGATCCTTCTGAGGAGGTCTTTTATCTGTTAGAAGGTGAAAAAGTCGATCCCAAAGACTTTGCATTTTTAAAAGAAAATATGGATCCAGAAGCCATCACCTTTTCCTCAAGGATTCTAGAAGAAAGATGGTCAATGGAAGTTTTGGGTTACGGGGAACTTTAG
- a CDS encoding DUF1577 domain-containing protein: METLERSKRSLDVFSDKEKKLHVLTKFLLNQELSLKDNIHSGESCFLKKVSADGNKVLISVSPTMTLSVGQKVTLYKILGRYLHLECTVEQEKGESQYVLHLDKIAIAKKDRESSRIPVPPGSAWITNVVSSKAKIETDMFHIPTAVKVNFQDYETKLKDSVDFIKISTFNSNEDSEVIRQIKKTKKGLLLEDATDRKSYESSPNEDFLVFSEEVEDDIDKEINNKRNQKIKSELILPILYLNDEEESIPIGYIQMQSKTETFDLLKAMEMKTVCFEMVDRIRHSNMIKSDGKFPVIDISEGGLKVIVDHPDLIKSLPKLSGFQFDLFFKMQSPLTAFGTIKTITKNEEGHLTVGLAIAGHSSRSGEKKRFLENVESFRKQYQRP; this comes from the coding sequence ATGGAAACTCTAGAAAGAAGTAAGCGATCTTTGGATGTTTTTTCTGACAAAGAAAAAAAACTCCATGTTTTGACGAAATTTTTATTAAACCAGGAATTGAGTCTAAAGGACAATATCCATTCCGGAGAGAGTTGTTTTTTAAAAAAAGTCTCTGCCGATGGAAACAAGGTCCTAATCAGTGTCAGCCCCACCATGACCTTGTCCGTGGGCCAAAAAGTAACCCTTTATAAAATTTTAGGAAGATACCTGCACCTGGAATGTACAGTGGAACAAGAAAAAGGGGAATCGCAGTATGTCCTCCATTTGGACAAAATTGCCATTGCCAAGAAAGATAGAGAAAGTTCGCGAATTCCAGTCCCTCCCGGTTCCGCATGGATCACAAATGTTGTCTCCAGTAAAGCCAAAATCGAAACCGACATGTTTCATATTCCCACAGCCGTGAAAGTGAACTTTCAGGATTATGAAACCAAACTAAAAGACTCAGTTGATTTTATTAAAATTTCTACCTTTAACTCAAACGAAGACTCAGAAGTCATCCGCCAAATCAAAAAAACAAAAAAAGGTCTCTTATTAGAGGATGCGACAGATCGGAAATCTTACGAATCTTCACCTAACGAAGATTTTTTGGTTTTTTCTGAAGAAGTGGAAGATGATATAGATAAAGAAATCAATAACAAACGAAACCAAAAAATCAAATCAGAACTAATCCTCCCGATTCTTTATTTAAATGATGAAGAAGAATCCATTCCCATTGGTTATATCCAAATGCAAAGTAAAACAGAAACCTTTGACTTACTTAAGGCAATGGAGATGAAAACTGTTTGTTTTGAAATGGTAGACCGAATCCGTCATTCGAATATGATCAAATCCGATGGTAAGTTTCCGGTCATTGATATTTCCGAAGGTGGATTGAAGGTAATCGTCGACCATCCAGATTTAATCAAAAGTCTTCCTAAACTTTCAGGATTTCAATTTGATCTTTTTTTTAAGATGCAATCTCCGCTGACTGCTTTTGGAACCATCAAAACCATTACCAAAAACGAAGAAGGACACTTAACCGTGGGTCTTGCGATCGCAGGCCACTCCTCGCGTTCAGGGGAAAAAAAGAGATTTTTGGAAAACGTGGAATCCTTTCGTAAACAATACCAAAGACCTTAA
- the guaB gene encoding IMP dehydrogenase, which translates to MSNQPLPGSELFDGVSGQELFSVNMGLTYRDFLVLPGYIDFNPSDVELETKLSKNISLKRPLMSSPMDTVTESEMAIAQALMGGIGIIHYNNSIDEQVDLVRKVKRYENGFIKDPILLSPEHTLADLDAVKEKYGFSGIPITEDGTARTKLVGIVTNRDVDFERDRDIKLGKVMTTELITANVGISLQEANNILRTSKKGKLPIVDKQGKLVALICRSDLKKNKEFPQSSKDDQKRLRVGAALSTLPESRDRMAALAEVGVDAIIIDSAQGNSSYQMEMIHWIKSNFPNIDVIGGNVVTKAQAANLIAAGADGLRIGMGPGSICITQDTMAVGRAQATAVFKTAEYAQAHGVPVIADGGISNIGDIANALAIGASMCMMGSMFAGTKEAPGEYFYENGIRLKKYRGMASLEAMSKGGDKRYFSESQKIKVAQGVSGYVVDKGSVLNLIPYLVQGLRQSFQDMGFRNIPDLHKALREGKLRFERRTESAQAQGSVHGLYSYTKPSMRAE; encoded by the coding sequence ATGTCAAATCAACCCCTACCAGGATCTGAGCTTTTCGATGGAGTCAGTGGACAAGAGCTCTTCTCGGTCAACATGGGACTCACGTATCGGGACTTTTTAGTTCTACCCGGATACATCGACTTTAACCCAAGCGATGTCGAACTCGAAACCAAACTTTCCAAAAACATTTCCCTCAAAAGGCCTCTGATGAGTTCTCCTATGGATACCGTCACCGAGTCAGAAATGGCCATTGCGCAAGCTCTTATGGGTGGAATCGGAATTATACATTATAACAACAGTATCGATGAACAGGTGGATCTTGTTCGCAAAGTAAAACGATACGAAAATGGATTTATCAAAGATCCTATTTTACTTTCTCCAGAACATACGTTAGCAGATTTAGATGCTGTTAAGGAAAAGTATGGTTTTAGCGGGATTCCCATTACCGAAGATGGGACCGCCCGTACAAAGTTAGTTGGTATCGTTACAAATAGGGATGTCGATTTTGAAAGAGACCGCGACATCAAACTTGGCAAGGTGATGACAACAGAACTTATCACTGCCAACGTTGGCATTAGTTTGCAAGAAGCAAATAACATCCTTCGTACCAGTAAAAAAGGAAAACTCCCGATTGTTGATAAACAAGGAAAACTTGTCGCATTGATTTGCCGCAGTGACTTGAAAAAAAATAAAGAGTTTCCTCAGTCTTCCAAAGATGATCAAAAAAGATTACGTGTAGGGGCTGCACTTTCCACCTTACCAGAGTCACGTGACCGTATGGCGGCTCTTGCCGAGGTTGGTGTGGATGCTATCATCATTGATTCCGCACAAGGAAATTCTAGTTACCAAATGGAAATGATCCATTGGATCAAATCCAATTTTCCAAACATTGACGTGATTGGTGGAAACGTTGTCACGAAAGCACAAGCCGCAAACCTCATTGCTGCCGGTGCCGATGGACTTCGGATAGGAATGGGACCAGGTTCTATTTGTATCACACAAGATACAATGGCTGTGGGAAGAGCGCAAGCAACGGCAGTGTTTAAAACAGCTGAGTATGCACAGGCACATGGAGTTCCCGTGATTGCCGATGGAGGAATTTCCAATATTGGAGACATTGCCAATGCTCTTGCGATTGGTGCTTCCATGTGTATGATGGGTTCTATGTTTGCAGGAACAAAAGAAGCTCCTGGCGAGTATTTTTATGAAAATGGAATTCGTCTAAAGAAATACCGAGGAATGGCAAGTTTAGAAGCGATGAGTAAAGGTGGCGATAAACGTTATTTCTCGGAATCTCAAAAAATCAAAGTGGCACAGGGTGTTTCTGGATACGTTGTAGACAAGGGGTCTGTATTAAATCTGATTCCTTATCTCGTCCAAGGACTCAGACAAAGTTTCCAAGATATGGGATTTCGTAATATACCAGATCTGCATAAAGCACTAAGGGAAGGAAAACTTCGTTTTGAACGTAGGACAGAATCGGCTCAGGCACAAGGTAGTGTTCATGGGTTGTATTCTTATACCAAACCATCTATGCGTGCGGAATAA
- a CDS encoding outer membrane lipoprotein-sorting protein has product MLRILIFFIFFSFVSIEAQGAPDASLSAQELLARLDREMDFGKGLVKGTYVLIRRNGTSETWKINRFFNGEDALLLFDRKGRGLESKLLTKDEGENVFFFNVLSAKLFRKTDDEKYESLMGTGFFYVDLSGYSYQANYNPLVNADLEIGGEVYYRVSLKPILPYFYKKLVLLVGKKDLKPYRVDFHDRDGILFKTLNLKYGPVKVKEVSGKVEEIQKASRLEMLDLNTGSITVWEIQEVDKSVNPDASLFAVDNLSR; this is encoded by the coding sequence ATGCTAAGAATTCTGATTTTCTTTATTTTCTTTAGTTTTGTTTCGATAGAGGCGCAAGGAGCACCTGATGCCAGTTTGTCGGCACAGGAACTTTTGGCAAGGCTTGACAGGGAAATGGATTTTGGAAAAGGACTTGTGAAAGGGACTTACGTTCTTATTCGTAGGAACGGAACTTCTGAAACTTGGAAAATCAATCGATTTTTTAACGGAGAAGATGCGCTTCTTCTTTTTGATAGAAAGGGGCGCGGACTCGAATCCAAACTTTTAACTAAGGACGAAGGCGAAAATGTTTTTTTCTTCAATGTCCTGAGTGCCAAACTGTTTCGAAAAACCGATGACGAAAAATACGAATCCCTTATGGGAACTGGTTTTTTTTATGTGGATCTTTCAGGTTATTCCTATCAGGCCAATTATAATCCGTTAGTGAATGCAGACTTAGAAATAGGTGGAGAAGTATACTACCGAGTTTCACTAAAACCTATCTTACCTTATTTTTATAAAAAGTTAGTTTTACTTGTTGGTAAAAAAGATCTAAAACCTTATCGTGTCGACTTTCATGATAGGGACGGAATTTTGTTTAAAACTTTGAACTTAAAATACGGCCCTGTGAAAGTAAAAGAAGTTTCAGGGAAGGTGGAAGAAATTCAAAAAGCCTCTAGGCTTGAAATGTTAGATTTGAATACAGGTAGCATTACCGTTTGGGAAATTCAAGAAGTTGACAAATCTGTAAACCCAGATGCTTCTTTGTTTGCCGTTGATAATTTAAGTCGTTAA
- a CDS encoding 16S rRNA (uracil(1498)-N(3))-methyltransferase, with protein MLEPGLILFRTGFILKPSITLSPEELAHLRALRLSKEETIIQIRDGVGGIYDYQFSPHSKELKFLQETKIHKKTEHKTVAIALPKGNRFDFFLQKVTEIGLDSVVFLVFRHSIRKEFNLERAEKIVKEAAAQSKQTELLTLSIESAMDWMDSHKESLVVFHPHRSEVFSANKLVGKIPVIGPEGGFHANEENWMETNQIPRLTLPGGVLRTETAGIVAASFLVYGT; from the coding sequence TTGTTAGAGCCTGGACTCATCCTTTTTCGCACTGGATTTATACTAAAGCCATCTATTACACTTTCTCCAGAAGAGTTGGCCCATCTTCGAGCTTTAAGACTGAGTAAAGAAGAAACCATCATCCAAATCCGAGACGGTGTTGGTGGTATTTATGATTACCAATTTTCTCCACATTCCAAAGAATTAAAGTTTTTACAAGAAACCAAAATACATAAAAAAACAGAACATAAAACTGTTGCCATTGCGCTTCCGAAAGGGAATCGGTTTGATTTCTTTTTACAAAAGGTAACAGAGATTGGCCTAGATTCTGTGGTATTTCTTGTATTTCGTCATTCGATTCGAAAAGAGTTCAATTTGGAAAGAGCCGAAAAAATTGTGAAAGAAGCAGCGGCTCAGTCCAAACAAACCGAGTTATTAACTCTTTCGATTGAATCTGCAATGGATTGGATGGATTCACATAAAGAGAGTTTGGTGGTTTTTCATCCGCACAGGTCTGAGGTTTTTAGTGCGAACAAACTTGTTGGAAAAATTCCTGTGATAGGACCTGAGGGCGGCTTTCATGCCAATGAAGAAAATTGGATGGAAACAAACCAAATCCCAAGGTTAACTTTGCCAGGTGGGGTTCTCCGGACGGAAACAGCAGGCATTGTCGCCGCCAGTTTCCTTGTGTATGGAACTTAA